A stretch of DNA from Excalfactoria chinensis isolate bCotChi1 chromosome 19, bCotChi1.hap2, whole genome shotgun sequence:
CAGGCGTTATTTAGTGAGAAAGCCATGCATGCAGATGGAGGCGTGTGGAACAATCTCCTCTACGTCCAGTTCAGCTGGAATTGTCAGAAGAGATTGAGGAAGCCAGCTGTTCTTTTGGTAAATCCCAAACTGGAATCAGAGAATCAAATCACAGATTTACTGCTGACTCTGGGGCTGTGAAGTTGGACAGCAGGTTGCTGAAGCACATCCGAAGACAAGGTGGATTCTAAACATAACCACAGAGCAATGCAAATTTGCTAGGCCAGAAACTGCTGTTTCAAGTCAGGTGAAAACTATTAGCAGTGCAAACCGAAACTTAAAACTGAATCACATTAATGCAGATGGCTTTGCAAAATCTGCTGTGGCTAGGCCAGGAAAATGCTGACTGCCTCACCTGGGTCATACGATTTAATGGGACAGATGCATTTTTACCTGCCTTCCCTCAAAGTTACAGCTGTTATTGACAGACAGTCTGTGAAACTAATCTTTACCCTCTAAGTTGCTTTCAGAATTTGGCAGCCAGCGGTAGTCAGCCCCTTCTGGAAGGTTCCATGCCAGTCTCTCCTCTGCAGTGGCACCTTTTGTGAtctggagacagaaaataatgacCAGATTCTGCCTTGGGTATTTACATCTCATAGACAGGGAATAACAATTGACTGGGAGCACAAACTGATTTGGAAGCATGGCAGACAGATGAACTGTTGAATATTGGAACTGTGCTAAATCCGGTGATTTCATACCCAGTGTTTCTCAGAAACATTTAGCAAAGCTGACTGAACGCAAACCtgataaaatatatgaaagTTTCTTTCATTGGGGGCCTGATAGGCAACTCTTGTCTTCTCCAGAAGGAAAGTCTGAATGGAAGCGCTACTCAGGTGGTGGAacctagaggggaaaaaaaaaaggcaaaagagcaGATTTTAACAAAATTCCCCTCATGAAACTTAGAGGGAGAAGACAATTAGCTAAGCTGTTTACACAGTAATTATTACCTGTCCAAGTGAAGCTGAATGTATTTCCCGAAACGGCTGCTGTTGTTATTCCTCAGAGTACATGCATTTCCTGTGAAATTACCAGAGACACAGACAACATCATCAGTGATTTTACTCTTCCATGTAGGACATGCAGACATTAAAGCTGACTTGTATACAGCTCCAGCATTTGAAGGGTTTATCTTTTAAGGAGAAGAACAAGAGGTAGCTTAGATTTGTagattaaaagagaaaattccCACTATGGCCCACTACTTGTCCACACTGGCAAAAAAAGCTACTTTTACCAAATGCTTCCATGATAGGGTTGGAATCCAACACTCTCTTCTCTATCCGTTCCACAGCTTCATTGCCTTTTGGGGAGGTaacagaagcagcaacagaagcatAAAATTTCATAAGGCAGCGAGATGTCCAGGTCTGCAAGAGACAGTAAGCCTTTGTTCTTACCATGTTATTAGTTATGTCAGTTACTGAAACAGTGCTAGCTTCTGAGAACACAGTGTGCATCTGGTGACAATGCTAGAGAGTAATAATGTCAACTTTATAGCTCTAGCTCAGACAGAACTTTTTGTGCATCACCTTATGTGCAACAGACACACATGTAAATCCTACTGGAACAAAAGTGCATTGCTGAATGGCAGCTTTACCAAGACATAACCATCTGGAAGCTTAGCTAGAATGAATAGCTAGTATTTTAAGATGAACTGAATATAAATAGACTTTGAGTCACTAACACTAAGCAAACCATGTTCTCGGGCTTAAAAATATTCTCCAGTATTTTTCTGAATAGGAATGGGTGTTACAGGACGGGCTAGGAAAGGGTCTGAACTCCTGTCTCTTAAGGGTTTGCTGAGACATGACCTCCCTAACTGACTAAGCTGAGACTTCAACTCAGGTGCAACTCCTATTGAACAATTCGAGTCCAGCCCTTCCACAAGTGGCAGATGTCACCTAGAGAGGAGTTACTTTGAGCCTATCTGACTGCAGCAGTCATTTAATGCTTTACACATGTGCCAAGAGAGTCTTGCTAAAGCAGGCTGGCTACATGCACTGTCTTCACTCACTGAAGAATTCTGCACTACAAGCCACTACCAAATCTCAAACAGTAAAAGCAATGTCACGACAATAGAGCACAATCTCCTTACCTTCCCAGCACCACTTTCTCCACTAACAATGATAGACTGGTTTATGGGGTCTATCTGGCTTTGAACATTTCTGTAGGTTTCTTCAGCCACTGCAAAGATGTGAGGTTTTAAATCCTGGAGGCAAAACAGAATATTCATGTTTAAGAGGACAATAATTACACAGTTCTACAGCAACAGGCAGTAGAGATCTTCTTGCATTTGTCCAAAAAATAGAACTGCTCTTTAAGTAGAGCTCATATTTCAGTAGAAATGGGTTTCATCcttcagaattattttgctCACACGGAGATTTTTAAGAACCTGAAAGCTGGGTTCTGCAGGAGGACACTTAGTTCACATACAAGGATTACCTGGGGGCGAACAGCAGCGTGGTACTCTCTCATAAGCTCAGGTGAGTAGAGGCAGGAGATGGGCTGAAATGGATTTAAAGCCaccaggctgcagccagcattTGTATAAAACAAGTTTACTGTGTATCTTGCTTGAAGACATTTCAGAACTGAAAGACACACCTTCTATTAGCACGTTTTGAAGAGTGTATTTGACTCTTCCTATTTGTCAGATATGTTACCTGTTATGTTTAACAGAGAATGAGAAGGTGATCAGGAGAAACCTATAGATCTACTACACATAATTATGTCTTTAAAAGTTGTTCTTAAGAAGCTTAAGTATTTTAACTCTACAACTCATTATATCACATGCTTTTATGAGCTTCTACACAGCAATTCCTAGGAAGCAAAGCTGTACATTTGCAGAGCAGACAGAGGCAGTTGTTCCCCATCTGCACAAGGAAGATGCCTTAGTTTATCTCAGCAGGGTAAAAGCCAAGTCAGGAATTCACTTTTCCAAGTAAATCTTACGGACATATGTTGAATCTACATTGGAACCTTGTTTCCTGATATGTTCATATAAAACTGAACTGCAGTCACAAGGTCATGCAGGAGCAACCCAGTGCCATAAACTCTCAACCAACCACTGGCTATCCGAACCAACAACACAAATGTGAGTCTTGCATGCAGATCTTGCTGAGAGATCAGTCTGGCTAAATCTATAATAAAGGTGTTGACACACTTTTCAACCAAACATGATTTTCTGAGCTGATCTGAGTAGGCTTTGGTAGGAACATTAATGACCACATATCAGTagccagcagggaaagggacTCCTCGGGAGCTGCTGACTGCTCACCTGTCGTTGTCGTCACCGGGTTAACTTTTGTGAGATCATCAAAAAGATGCAGCTGCTCTTCATCACCGAGAAAAGCTCTGACTTCCTCTTCAAATGATTCATTCATGTCATTCTGGGCAACGGAATCTTCTTTTTGGCAGTTTACCTAGGGAGGATGTCAGATCAATGCCGGTTCATGGCTGAGTATAGCAGTACTGTCACTTCACTCCCTACAAGCTATAGCTCTTCTACCACATCCATGTAATACAAGTTCAGGAGGAATAATAATTAAGTACGTTGGAGCCACTGTTCCTCCCAGTTTGAAAGCAGTGCCCtccccctgcatcactgcttcCCATGGCATActgtttttataaaatattatgtGCCATATGAGAGATGGCAGGCTGACAACACTGTAGGTTGAATTCATCGCTGGCAGTACAGGCTGTTAGGCTCAAAAATGTGCCCTAAAACTCACAGTATCCATTAATTATAATTGTGCAGGTCATTCAACACAGACACACTTGTACAGTGTTCTTAAATTGAATACTTTTAGCCTATGGATGTCACGAACTCAATGCACACACTGCCTTGGGCAGAGGGAAGGAGGCAGGACTGGCTGCAGAGCTCAAAGCACTGAGGCCCAACACAGCAGTTTTCCTAGGAAGGACTTGCATtttcagagcagagagagaaggTCCTGAGACTGAAGTTGAAGACTGCGTGCATTGCAGCCAGGGGAAAGAACTGCTGACACTGTGAGACGTGAAGATTATATTAGGTGAAGATTTGTCTCCTTTGAATcactggaagtatttaaatcCCAGCCTCTGGGCTCCTATGCCCTTGACAACAGTAGTTGGAAGGGCACATTTGTTACACAAGTGTAATGGAAAACTTAACTAGAAGAGAGATTTCAGGTCCTGCTTGTTATTGAAAGGGAACAGATGCCAGTCCTGATCGTTGCATTCTGGATGTTCCTTTTCTGTCCCTCACCTCCTTGACAGGAACTCCTTCAGAGTAACCCTGCTCATGTGTATTTCATAGCATAAATCTGCAATTCTTGGTAAGTTAACCAAATTAATGAACGGCATCGCATTATTTCTACACAAAGCATGAAGTTCAGTTAGCAGCATTCTCAGTACGTGAGCTGAGCTCATCAATACATGGGAAAACATACTGCAAAGCCCCACTGACGTATTCCTAACAAAAGAGCAGGAATCATGTACGCATTCGGGGGCGCTGTTATATTTTGCAGACAGCATAAGAAGTTCATTTCCAGTCATATAATACTTCACGTATCAGGGAAGAAGATGCTTCTCAGCGAGGCTGAGCACTGACATCAGTGTTTGCTGTTATTCTGCTCTCAATGTGCAGCTGGACCACAGGACCTGAGAATGGGCTCCTTTTTGTTCACCTCCACCCACCGGCTCCAAGTGGGAAGAGATGCCCATTGCTTGGCCAGGAGTAGAACGGTGTTTGCAAGCTGAATGACTTGTGACAGCTGGCAGCTGTACTGCAAAGCtgtcacagagctgctgaagagTGACCCTTAAGGACGTGCTTGCTCCATGCATTAACACTGCCCCGTTCATGTCAACGGCGTCACAAAAATCACTGCTTACTGTTAGGGCAACGCAGCACAAAACCGCCTTAGTAATGCACTTCAAAACCGCACAGTGAACGGGTGCGGTCGAGCTCCTGAAGTAGGGGTGAAAATCCCTCAGCAGTTACCTCACCCCGGCAGCAGGGAAACCACCGAGAGCAGTTTCCTGGCGGTACAAATGCAACCAGCGACAGCCATTCCCTGCTTTCTTTTACCTGCTTCGGCATTTTGGCACTTCTCCAGCGCGGCGCTGCGGGCGACTCCGGCCTGAGCTCGGGGCTGCGCTCGGGGTCCTTCATGCAGCCCAGCCCGAAAAGCCCTTCAATAGAACGAGGAGAGCCGTGCCGCTCCGCCAGGGTCCCGACGGCAGCATCCGACTGCGAAGCGCGGCgtgctctgcagtgtgtgctctgCAATGTGCgctgtgcagtgtgtgctctgcagtgtgtgctctgcagtgtgtgctctgCAATGTGCgctgtgcagtgtgtgctctGCAATGTGCGCTCCGCGGTGTGCTCCTCAATCAAGAAAGCGAAGTTCCCCGGCAAGAATCCGCATCCGTGCCCAAGTGCCGCAgtgaagaagggaggaaggcgCACAAGGTGTGTAAGGAAAGGTTCGCGGCTGTGGCGGCGTCACGGCAGCGGTGCTTTGGGCCAGCGGTGACTCACGCGGTGACTCGGAGCGGATCCTTCCCTCCCGCTCCGCTCCCCGGCGGTCCCCGCGCAGCAGCTCCGTGCAGGACGAGCCGAGGCGCCGCCTGCCGCGGGTTCAGCCCCGCCGCGCTCCCAGCCGAGGGAACGGCGGGCAGCCCCGAGGTCAGCGCGCAGCCCGGGCCGGGCGGGCTCGATCTCCTCCGGGCCGCAACCACCGCAGACCGCGGGCCGAGCGGAtggcgcggagcggagcggggcggtgtctggaggaaggggaggaggaggaggaggaggagacgGGGCGGGCGTTGCGGGCACAGCTCGTGGCGAATCGGGcgctgcagaacagcagctgcgTGCCGCTGCCGGAGGAAAGTGCGGGTGGGGAGCGCGGGCTGCGTTTACACCGTGCGAGGCGGCCGCGCCGCGGGACGGGCTGAGCCGGGAGCTGCAGCGGAGCGGACGGAGCGGCGGCGAGTTGCGGCCGCGTCCTCGTGTGCAGCGGAGCGGCTGCTCGGCTTCCCCGGGCACGGCTGGCTGTGCGCGACTTGGCGGCTGCCGCAGCCCGGGTCCGTATTGTTCAACCGGGGAGGAGCTGTGAGTCCCGCTTACGGTACCGACTCCGGGTGGTGCTTCTCATTCCGGAGGCAGGCAGCAGAATGTCACGGAAGCAGCTGAAAGAAGCTTTCGTCAGTAACCTGAACGGAACCAGCCTGCTGGAGCTCTCCCTGGGCGCCCCCCTGGCCCCgctctgcctgctctgcaggggGCTCCTCTTGGTGCTGTACTGCCAGCGCCGCGGGAAGCCTTTACGCTCGAGGCCGGCCGGTCTGCTGCTGGACTTGGTTGTGCTGGTCACccccctgctgctgtcctgcactgtGCTGTCCGCACTGCTGGCCCTGGTTCCAGCCGTCCTCGCAGCCTTCTGTGCAGGGATATATTTTACAATATACCTCCAAAGGCAGCGTGACAGCCCGGCGCCTCTCAGGCAAATAGTCAGAGGTTTTCAGAACACGTGCCTGGATCCAGACTACGTTCCGGCAATAACCGCGTTCCGTGTTTATGTCAATGTGTTGACTTCCATCAGCATCTTAGCAGTGGATTTCCCGCAGTTCCCACGACGATACGCCAAAGCTGAGACCTATGGGACAGGAGTCATGGATCTGGGGGTCGGAGCTTTCATCTTCAGTAACGCTCTCGTCTGTCCTGAAGTTAGACAAAAGGCGGCTGTGACACAACCCAGATTCTCCAGTCTGGCCAAGCAGCTTTTTGCCATTTGGCCGTTGGTTGTTCTTGGCTTTGGACGGCTCCTTAGTGTAAAATCTATAGAGTACCATGAGCACGTTTCAGAGTATGGCGTGCACTGGAACTTTTTCTTTACCTTAGCACTTGTGAGGCTTCTGGCCTCTCTGCTCTTAGCCATATTTCCCAAAAATAAATCTTGGATGGTGGCTGTGACTGTCGCTGTACTTTATCAGCTCACCCTTAACGTTACCTCTTTGAAGACATTTCTCTTGCACGGCAGCAATGGCGAAGATACGAGGGCAGGCTTTTTGAATGCCAACAGGGAAGGGCTGCTGTCCATCTTTGGGTACCTAGCCATATACATGGCAAGTGTGCAGGTGGGGCTTTATCTGCTGAAGCGCAGGGACTCAGTCAAAGACTGGCTGGGAGCAGCGtgtctcctgctgctggcagctctcgTGCTCTTTGTGTTTCTCCACATATCCCAAACCCACGCAGACCCCGTGTCCCGCCGCATGGCCAACCTGTCCTACTGCTTGTGGGTCATCGCTTACTGCCTGACCTTCTTCGTCAGCTTCGTGGTGGCTGATCTCGTGCTGCTGTTCACAAAGCTTCTAGTGAAGGGCTCTGCTGTGCCCTCATGCTGGCGTGCTGTGAAGGCTCCAGgcggcagggagcagcagcaggcagaggctgTGCATGTCTGCCTGATCGCTGCCATTAATAAAAATCAGttactgtttttcttattaGCGAATGTAATGACTGGTATTGTGAATGTCATGATAGATACCATCCACAGCAGGGCCGCATTAACATTGTGCATACTGCACTTGTATATGTTTCTTAACTGTTTCATTATGTATATATTGCACACCAAAAATATAGTATTAAAATTCTGGTGATTCCGCTCTGTCTTAAAGGGACTAAAGCTACACTTTGCTATATattaatggaaaaagaagtatCTTTCCTATATTTATCGATAACATAGATACAGTATTTTATAACGTAGTATTTATAACAGGTTTTTATGACTTAGGgctatttattgttatttttactcATTCATTTCTACACTTTGTTTCCCCAAACCATGCAGTCAGTGCTGTTACCCACTAAAGTTGCTCATTTTCTTGAAAtccattaatttttttaatggtttgcTGAATATTTGTGCTGATAGAAGGACATTAATGTAAATCATGTTATGTGATTAGTGAATTCAAGAGGTACGGTTACATCCCAGTGCTGGTAACATTCAGTAACAGTGTCCAGAGTAGCAGGAAAAACATCAGTTATTATGTAGAGAGAGACTTAATTGTAAAGATTTTGTTAGTTAAGGTCCTTGCATAAGTAACAGATAAGAGTAATTCTTTATACAGAATGCATAGAGCAAGTGGatgctttaaaatgctttggCCCCGGAAAGATTTATGCATGTATTCAACTTTGATGGCAGTAATGGCGTGTGGAATGTTAATCATAGATTGAAATCTAAATTAGACTTTGAATTAAAGCTAAATTTATTTTCACCTTCAGTGCCGAATGTAAATGAAGACCCTGTGTGAAGCACGATAAAACCTCACTGCAGATGGATTCATACAGTAGTTGCTGGGATTTGTGGTGCAGATAATAAGAGACTTCtctaagaaaacacaaagatcCCAAAGTAATTCACCTGCAGCCTGTGTACCAACATGCTGTGACAGCTCGTCTTTAGGAGTGCTGTAGAATATGGtcttcagctctgctttatggTACTCAATGCCCACATATTGGCCtgtaaagttattttaaatagcAGGTCTGTGTTTTGACAGCTGAGATGTCTTGAAATGGAAATGTTCAATGTGAGCTGTTAGCAGGCTGTGTGCACATGGAAAGCAGCATGCTGCTGTAGGTCGGGTACCAATGTTGGCGAGAGATGCGCTCAGGTTCTCCATCTATCGCAGTCTTGCAAGCTCAGAGCAGAACACTTTTCATTCACTTCCCTAATCTGTTCTCCCTGACCTCATtaagaaatatgtttaaaaatcaaGAGGAACTCAAGAATGCAAGATATAAACAATGTAGAAGCAGAATACGGGTGATAGCTGATGCTGAATGCCTAATGTTAGTGGAGTGACAGGAGTGCACATGGGCCATATTTCAACTGTTTCCTTCTCTACTGCATGCAATGAATCATAAAGCCTAAAGGAGATAAGGCCTCCAAACCCAATTCCTTAGGGCAGACATGCTGGGGAATGTTCTTAAATGTATGAGGTTCTCTCAGGCTTTGGCCAATAGAAAGATGCAGACTGAAGATCATATACTATGGACACAATAAGTCGGTGCTCGTTTACTTCCAAGTAGAATATGGAACTAAAGACAAACAGCCTGTATTGTCCTAGGAACAACTGCAGCTAATAAGCACAATTGTCAGAGTTGTTAGCAGTGCTTCCTGGTTGCTGGTGCATGTATTTATTCTAGAACAATTCCAAACCTTGCCTTGGGAAGAAAGGCCTCCATCGCCAGCTGGCCTGACTCATTTGTGACAATAACTCACGGAtattcatttctgaagtgtttgaaGCGCGAGGCCTGCAACGAGCTCTGCCTGAGAGCACAGGTCTATCGAGGTGGTTCAGCACGAAGGCGTTAACTGGGTGTGACAAAGCTGAGTTATGTCTGGACAAGCAGCGCTGTCTGGATGTGAACTGCATTGCATGAAGCAGGAATTCTGTGGGAGGGCTGCAGAGCCCGGCAGGGCCagtgggcagcagctgcaccaCGGAGCTGTGGCTGTAAGGACAGAGCTGTGGCTGTTAAGGATAGAGCTGTGGCTGTAAGGACAGAGCTGTGGCTGTAAGGACAGAGCTGGCAGCCCAGGGCACCACGTGAGGGACACCACGGCACGGCGCTGCTCTTCTGAAGCCGTGTGAACTAAGCTGTTCACCGCTGAATTAATGAGCAACAATTAATTCTCATTACTTCTTGTCAATAACAACCGTGGCAAGTTCTGCCCTGAAGCAACCAGCGGTTATTAATACTGAATGTTTTGACTATGAATGGATACAGATAATGAACCGTGCTCCTGCAGGGACCAAGAGATGCGAGCAAGTGCTCAGATCGCAGAATCCATGCAAGGAAATGGCGATGCACTGGGCTTGAGAAGATGCAGGAGGAGTGAATAGCACTGCAGACACCTCGTCCTGCTCCATCCCTGTGTGCCCCACGGACAGTGCCACAATCCATCTCACATCTGTGTTAAGATGTGCAGGTTTATGTAGATCTACAGATATATATGGAAGAAACGCATCTCCATCTGTTGGGCAATTAGTAGAAGTAACCATTACAAGCCGTAGCACGGCACTGACTTCAGTCATCATCGTACAGCTGCAGGATAGAAAGAAGGTGAGCGGGGATGGCCGCGTTCATCCTTCGGGTTGTTCCTCCCAGCGGCTCCTTCTTCCCAAATTTATCATTACTTTTCAATGCAGGCCGCAGCGTGCTTCCATTGCAGCACGTCCACGGCGCTAAGCACACCGCCCGGCGGTCCGTCCCTGCTCCGTTTCCGGTGGCGGAGGGCCGGATCGCCGGATCGCGGCCGTTCGCGGCCGTTCGTGGCCGTTCGTAACGCGGCGTTGCCGCGGAGCTCTCCGGGTAACGGACAGAACGGCGCCTCCCGCCGACCCGGCCGGACCGGGCTCTCCCCGCGGGTGAGACGGGGAGGAGAACGGCGAGATTTCGCGAGAGGACGGCGGGGCGGAGCCGGCGGTGGCGGGGAGGGTCcggggagggggagaggaaggaggcGGCTCAGTGGCGGAGCCCGAGGTGTCCGCCCGCCTGTCACAGCGCGCGGGCCGCGGACTCGCAGAGCGCCGGTAAaggccgggggcggcgggggagCGGGGCTGAAGGGAGCGGGAGGGACGGAGGACGGGCGGCTCCGAGCTTCCTCCGCGCCGTCGCCTGCGGGCtgcgggccgggcggggccgggaggaGCTGGGCCGCGGGTGGGCCCTCCCGGCTGCGGCCCCCGGGGCTCTCCCGCTCCCTCGAGCCGCGGGCGGCGCCGGGGGCGGACGGGGCCGCCGAGGGTCGGGGCGGCGCCGCCGggccggggggtggggggggggagtcGGGCCGGCGCTTCCGTCCGCTCCGTGCCGCCGCCCGCCCTGCCCTCGCGTCGCCTCTCGCTCCCCGAGCTCGGCCCGCGGCCTTCCCGGCCGCTCGGTCGCCGTGCGGGAGCGGCGGGCCCGGCGCGGCGCGTGTTGAATCGGGCGATGCGGAGCGCGGGTTCGCTCCCTGCTGGTGGTGAAAGTGCCGGGGGAGCGCGGCGGGCGTTTACCTCTGGGCGCTCCCTGCTCGCAGGCTGCAGCGCGGGGACGCGGCGGAGATGGCGCGGCTGGTGGCGGTCTGCAGGGACGGGGAGGAGGAGTTCCCCTTCGAGAAGAGGCAGATCCCGCTTTACATCGATGACACCCTGACGGTGAGtgccggccccgctccgcccggACCGCGGCCGCGTCGTGTTGCGACGCCCGGGCGAGGCCTTTCCCAGGCGCCTCCCGCGGCGATCGGCTCCGCGGCGCCCCGGGTTACCCAGCGCGGCTCTGCGGTGTTGGTGCGCGGCTTCGGCTCCGAGCGGCGCCGTGTGACCGTCCCGGCACCGGGGCCTGCGTGTGAGTCGCTGCCCGGGGACAGGAGGGGCTGCGAACACAGGCCGGAACGCGGGGCACGGCCGGTTCGTAAGGGAGGGACTCGTAGAATGGCTTACTCGTATTAACCTTAAAGCCGTGTCCCTGTTGGAATGAATGCCGTGCTTTAAAATAGGTAAGGAAGGGCTGAAGGTGTTTTCTACAGCTTCACTTTAAGGTAAGGGTTGTGGAGCCTGTAGCAGTGTGCTGCCACATGAGCAGCAATAGAGCCGTGAGGTTCCACTCAGTGTATCGTGTGGGTCTGTGAAACGTGgggtttgctgctgctggaaggtgTGGCCCAGAGCCTGCTCTGCCTCCTGGCTCAGGAGAAGCACCCGCATGGCAGGAGCgtgtgcagcagctctgactgCTGCTTGTCTGGCATTGCTCTCAGATCTTACAGCGGGGGAAGGTCTGGGTGAGAACAGAACTCGATGTGACCAGGTATCCTGCTTGTGTGTGAGTTCTGCTGTCAGTCTTGTGTCACGTGGCAGTCACTGATGTTACTTACACGATGGATAACGTATGTGCTTTCAAACCCTGACCTCCAGTTTCAGTGTGGCAGAACACCTGATTTACCTTTTTTTATTCCCTCTTAAACATTTCCAACTTCGTAATTTAAATTCTTCCATCTTCCAGCACAAAACAATGGGGCACCTTCACTCTGAGCCCTCAGTGACGATTCTCTGTCTCAGTCCCATCTGGTTTTGCATCGTATGAAGGGGGGGCTCTTTGCTGTTTATGTTAGTTTTGATCACTGTAA
This window harbors:
- the PIGW gene encoding phosphatidylinositol-glycan biosynthesis class W protein, with product MSRKQLKEAFVSNLNGTSLLELSLGAPLAPLCLLCRGLLLVLYCQRRGKPLRSRPAGLLLDLVVLVTPLLLSCTVLSALLALVPAVLAAFCAGIYFTIYLQRQRDSPAPLRQIVRGFQNTCLDPDYVPAITAFRVYVNVLTSISILAVDFPQFPRRYAKAETYGTGVMDLGVGAFIFSNALVCPEVRQKAAVTQPRFSSLAKQLFAIWPLVVLGFGRLLSVKSIEYHEHVSEYGVHWNFFFTLALVRLLASLLLAIFPKNKSWMVAVTVAVLYQLTLNVTSLKTFLLHGSNGEDTRAGFLNANREGLLSIFGYLAIYMASVQVGLYLLKRRDSVKDWLGAACLLLLAALVLFVFLHISQTHADPVSRRMANLSYCLWVIAYCLTFFVSFVVADLVLLFTKLLVKGSAVPSCWRAVKAPGGREQQQAEAVHVCLIAAINKNQLLFFLLANVMTGIVNVMIDTIHSRAALTLCILHLYMFLNCFIMYILHTKNIVLKFW